A stretch of the Sulfurospirillum sp. UCH001 genome encodes the following:
- a CDS encoding OmpA family protein: MGKLALTSLAVAVLVLTGCSQKSPEVDMTKGTSDTKGTTDGMSALQKLIASLEANSKTIYFDFDKYNIRKDQQANIDANAALFNSAEAKSFSIKVEGNCDEFGTDEYNYALGLKRAKSVKDGLVAKGMVADRVTVVSYGESNPACTEHNKDCWSKNRRAEFKVLP; encoded by the coding sequence ATGGGTAAATTAGCTTTAACAAGCTTAGCGGTAGCGGTTTTGGTTTTAACAGGTTGTAGCCAAAAAAGTCCAGAAGTCGATATGACTAAAGGTACTAGTGATACAAAAGGTACTACAGATGGTATGAGTGCACTTCAAAAATTGATTGCTTCTTTAGAGGCTAACTCTAAAACAATCTATTTTGATTTTGACAAATACAACATCAGAAAAGATCAACAAGCTAATATCGATGCAAACGCAGCATTATTCAACTCTGCTGAAGCAAAAAGCTTCTCAATCAAAGTTGAAGGTAACTGTGACGAATTCGGTACAGACGAATACAACTATGCACTTGGTCTTAAAAGAGCAAAAAGTGTTAAAGATGGTTTAGTTGCAAAAGGTATGGTTGCTGATAGAGTAACTGTAGTAAGTTATGGCGAGAGCAATCCTGCATGTACAGAGCACAATAAAGATTGTTGGTCTAAAAACAGAAGAGCAGAATTTAAAGTACTTCCATAA
- a CDS encoding peptidylprolyl isomerase has product MSISDNQVVSIHYELRNVDNGEILDSNINAAPLSFIVGKGQIIPGLEEKIKDLKVGEKADIKVAAVDAYGVYDDNAVQTLPKEQFAGLELQVGMTLYGQGEHGETVQVIVKNFNDETVEIDFNHPLAGKDLLFAINVVEVRDATADEILNGYVGGGHGGCGCGSGGSCHTTDSDDDECCGGHGHDHAHGEGGCCGGEGHSHGGGCCGSH; this is encoded by the coding sequence ATGAGTATTAGTGATAATCAAGTAGTTTCAATCCATTATGAGCTTAGAAATGTTGATAATGGTGAAATATTAGATAGTAATATTAATGCAGCACCACTCTCTTTTATCGTTGGAAAAGGTCAAATTATTCCAGGATTAGAAGAGAAAATCAAAGATCTTAAAGTTGGTGAAAAAGCAGATATTAAAGTAGCAGCAGTAGATGCATATGGTGTATATGATGATAATGCTGTTCAAACATTACCAAAAGAGCAATTTGCTGGACTTGAGCTTCAAGTTGGTATGACTCTTTATGGTCAAGGTGAGCACGGCGAGACAGTTCAAGTTATTGTTAAAAACTTTAATGATGAGACTGTTGAAATCGATTTTAATCATCCATTAGCTGGAAAAGATCTTTTATTTGCAATCAATGTTGTTGAAGTACGTGATGCAACAGCTGACGAAATCTTAAATGGTTACGTTGGTGGTGGACACGGTGGTTGTGGATGTGGTTCAGGTGGCAGTTGCCACACTACAGATAGTGATGATGATGAATGTTGTGGTGGTCATGGACATGATCATGCGCATGGTGAAGGTGGATGCTGCGGCGGTGAAGGTCACTCACATGGTGGCGGATGCTGTGGATCACACTAA
- a CDS encoding 5'-methylthioadenosine/adenosylhomocysteine nucleosidase: protein MKIAIMGAMVEEITPLLEFFGKYETLEFAKNRYYTTTYKGLDLVIAYSKIGKVNASLTASTLIEKFGAQKLLFSGVAGALNPSLKVGDLLVATKLTQHDLDITAFGHPHGYVPEGSVYVETDKNLTALAKKIATAQKIKLLEGIIATGDQFICDNVKKEWIHTTFNADATEMEGASVAVVCDALNVPFCVLRAISDAADMDAGFSFDEFLVSSAKESAAFIIAMLDELANA, encoded by the coding sequence ATGAAAATAGCAATTATGGGTGCGATGGTCGAAGAGATTACTCCACTTTTAGAATTTTTTGGAAAATATGAAACATTAGAATTTGCAAAAAACCGTTATTACACAACAACCTATAAAGGTTTGGATTTAGTTATTGCATACAGCAAAATTGGTAAAGTGAATGCAAGCTTGACGGCTTCAACGCTTATCGAAAAATTTGGTGCTCAAAAACTTCTTTTTTCAGGTGTTGCAGGGGCCTTAAATCCTTCTTTAAAGGTAGGAGATTTACTTGTCGCAACAAAGCTGACTCAACATGACCTTGACATTACAGCGTTTGGGCATCCTCATGGTTATGTACCAGAGGGCTCTGTGTATGTTGAAACAGATAAAAATTTAACTGCATTAGCTAAAAAAATAGCAACTGCTCAAAAGATTAAATTACTTGAAGGCATTATCGCGACAGGTGATCAATTTATCTGCGATAACGTTAAAAAAGAGTGGATTCATACAACATTCAATGCAGATGCTACCGAAATGGAAGGTGCCTCCGTTGCTGTTGTGTGTGATGCTTTAAATGTACCATTTTGTGTTTTAAGAGCAATCAGTGATGCTGCTGATATGGATGCTGGATTTAGCTTTGATGAATTTTTAGTAAGCTCAGCAAAAGAGAGTGCTGCGTTCATTATAGCGATGTTGGACGAATTAGCCAATGCTTGA
- a CDS encoding Fis family transcriptional regulator translates to MEALKSANLLKSVTINALILGESGVGKQTLAQHIVSAPIVDASAFNELLALIETNSSLIVKNFHKITNYKKLKIALDAHKTRIIATSSLPIGEPLMDEFFSLKIVIPPLREREEDVIPLMEKFAHEACIMFDGEFGETPCLDEITPDLTKNCYSLRRSVYNAYLMNSFGEDEILVMMERFLSQRIGGRNDYRDLLYLFDVPMIKSGYAKFGSQLAISEKFGLNRNTLRKKINDYKDRLKID, encoded by the coding sequence ATGGAGGCTCTTAAATCTGCGAATCTCCTCAAAAGTGTTACCATCAATGCACTGATTTTAGGCGAAAGTGGTGTGGGTAAGCAAACACTTGCTCAACATATTGTCTCAGCACCTATTGTCGATGCGAGTGCTTTCAATGAACTCTTAGCGCTTATTGAAACAAACAGTAGTCTCATCGTCAAAAACTTTCATAAAATTACAAATTATAAAAAACTAAAAATTGCATTGGATGCACATAAAACACGCATTATTGCAACTTCAAGCTTGCCAATAGGTGAGCCATTAATGGATGAATTCTTTAGTCTCAAAATTGTTATTCCACCACTGCGTGAACGAGAAGAAGATGTTATCCCATTAATGGAAAAATTTGCTCATGAGGCATGCATAATGTTTGATGGAGAGTTTGGAGAAACACCTTGTTTAGATGAGATTACACCAGATCTTACAAAGAATTGTTATTCACTCAGACGATCTGTTTATAATGCGTATTTAATGAACTCATTTGGTGAAGATGAAATTCTAGTCATGATGGAACGTTTCTTGTCTCAACGTATTGGTGGACGAAATGACTATCGTGATCTCTTGTACCTTTTTGACGTGCCAATGATTAAAAGTGGTTATGCCAAATTTGGATCACAACTTGCAATTAGTGAAAAATTTGGACTTAATCGAAATACACTGCGTAAAAAAATCAACGATTACAAAGATAGATTAAAAATAGACTAG
- the recO gene encoding recombination protein RecO, giving the protein MQGYIINLNRVKDEDLIVTILTQNSIKTVYRFYGARHSTIHLGYKIDFEAIPSLKSSLSQLRSIMHLGTPWNNQRERMLIWQPFIRLFYMHLKDIATIDPFYFELLEECSAIWHKQNPKRIAIEAYIKLLAYEGRLHDDFICFNCEEEIVEDLTLIRAFLPAHKTCAWNQTFEHKHIKHLFEEQSTIALDDEQIDVLWKILLEGF; this is encoded by the coding sequence ATGCAAGGATATATTATCAATTTGAACCGTGTTAAAGATGAAGACTTAATTGTCACTATTTTAACGCAAAATAGCATCAAAACCGTTTATAGATTTTATGGTGCACGCCACTCTACCATTCATTTGGGTTATAAAATCGATTTTGAGGCTATTCCTTCTCTCAAATCTTCCCTATCACAGCTTCGCTCCATTATGCATCTTGGAACGCCTTGGAATAATCAGCGAGAACGCATGCTCATTTGGCAGCCTTTTATTAGGCTCTTTTACATGCATCTCAAAGATATCGCAACTATTGATCCCTTCTATTTTGAACTCCTAGAAGAGTGTTCTGCCATTTGGCATAAACAGAACCCTAAACGTATTGCTATTGAGGCGTATATCAAGCTTTTAGCCTATGAGGGGCGATTACATGATGATTTTATCTGTTTCAATTGTGAAGAAGAGATTGTAGAAGATTTAACGCTTATACGCGCTTTTTTACCTGCACATAAAACATGTGCGTGGAATCAAACTTTTGAACATAAACATATCAAACATCTTTTTGAGGAACAAAGCACCATAGCGCTTGATGATGAACAAATCGATGTGTTGTGGAAAATTTTATTAGAAGGGTTTTGA
- a CDS encoding ATP-binding protein, translated as MLEISKRLLRIAGRTNARYNLIKEGDKILLGLSGGKDSLSLAHILKHMQRVAPFDFEFKAVTIAYGMGEDLQTLHNHCLEHGIDHEIVDTKIFDLAQDKIRENSSFCSFFSRMRRGALYTYALEHGYKKLALAHHLDDAVESFFMNFSHNGTLRSMPPIYKAQNGLLVIRPLIHARERQLRDCAKEHNMPTIGDEACPAMRFDVKMPVMRAQTKEMLANMEKENPELFVSLKKAFENIQVSSFCDERFLEELS; from the coding sequence ATGCTTGAAATTAGTAAACGTCTTTTACGTATAGCAGGTCGTACCAATGCACGTTATAACCTCATTAAAGAGGGCGATAAAATATTGCTCGGTCTTAGTGGTGGTAAAGACTCTTTAAGCCTTGCACATATTTTAAAACACATGCAACGTGTAGCTCCTTTTGATTTTGAATTTAAAGCAGTTACCATTGCGTATGGTATGGGTGAAGATCTCCAAACATTACATAATCACTGTTTAGAGCATGGTATAGACCATGAAATTGTTGATACAAAGATTTTTGATTTAGCACAAGATAAAATTCGTGAAAATTCTTCTTTCTGCAGTTTCTTTTCGCGAATGAGAAGAGGGGCATTATACACGTATGCACTTGAGCATGGTTATAAAAAATTAGCATTGGCTCATCATCTTGATGATGCTGTTGAGAGTTTTTTTATGAACTTTTCACACAACGGAACGCTACGTTCTATGCCACCCATTTATAAAGCACAAAATGGTCTATTGGTTATTCGTCCACTTATACATGCGCGTGAGAGACAATTACGTGATTGTGCGAAAGAACACAATATGCCAACCATTGGTGATGAAGCATGCCCAGCAATGCGTTTTGATGTTAAAATGCCTGTTATGCGTGCACAAACAAAAGAGATGCTAGCCAATATGGAGAAAGAAAATCCTGAGCTTTTTGTTTCACTCAAAAAAGCATTTGAGAATATTCAAGTAAGTAGTTTTTGCGATGAGCGTTTCTTAGAAGAACTTTCTTAG
- the gltB gene encoding glutamate synthase large subunit — protein sequence MDLITGFKDNCGFGLIANIKNIPTHENVEDAITALERMMHRGAIAADGKSGDGSGLLFSMPNEFMKKEAHKLGVDLPKQFAVAMIFLTTDEQKRIFEETCEQNDLKVLLYRDVPVKTKALGKLALDSLPQIVQAFVTSSSLVATKRFEALLYLTRKMVEKKLANESDFYIASFSSKVISYKGLVMPTYIKTFFPDLSDTDFKATFALFHQRFSTNTLPKWKLAQPFRTLAHNGEINSISANRFYTQVKSECIKSAIFSDEELQRLYPLTTNDVSDSASLDNMFEFMLINGFDFFKAVRSLIPAPWQNAPHMDSELRAFYEFSSINFEPWDGPAAISLTDGRHIACVLDRNGLRPAKYIITKDDRIIISSEYGVLDIEEDNIIERGRLQSGQMIGLDLKFGKIMKNDDINDYLKSSNTYTEWLNKGLVYLQEFVDIPFSKTTDYVRENLELEQRYFNITQEVKNMVIEPMMKDGKEGVGSMGDDTPMAAFSKVQRNFSDYFKQKFAQVTNPPIDPIREKVVMSLNTSFGEIRNILEENPGHAVRIKSISPIMMQEKYEILDSFGDPSKPRYKDEYKNRYFSTLFEDNLKGSLEDLAYDIVQAVKNDGIRIIFLDDRGMSAKLKPMPMIMVIGRVNQVLLDEGVRSLTSIVAISGEAIDTHSCACMVGFGASAIYPYLLYATVLDECKKSEMGSYEIKTKLKNVNHALGQGLLKVMSKMGIATIASYRNSALFDVLGLGKDMVHECFDGAISLIPGLSYEDVEERLVRNHHHAYELNITKKLFPLEIGGFYKYIDGQEYHDYHPHAIHAIHKATVTGDKKDFHEFTKLVNNRGFKMIRDFFELKSDREPIALEKVESKEAIFKRFATAAMSLGSISPEAHEALGEAMNKIGGMSNSGEGGEAPERLKTNKNSKIKQIASGRFGVTPEYLRSATEIQIKVAQGAKPGEGGQLPGHKVTPLIASLRYTIPGVTLISPPPHHDIYSIEDLAQLIFDMKQINPEAIITVKLVSTAGVGTIAAGVAKAYADKIIISGGDGGTGAAPLTSIKFAGNPWEIGLSEAHNALKANHLRDNVHLQTDGGLKTGLDVIKAALLGAESYAFGTLSLTIIGCKVLRVCHLNRCSVGVATQDEKLREHFVGTVDKLINFFTLLAEDVREILAHLGYEKLEDIIGRSDLLSVIDDEFAKKFDFSSVLMRLEGPNTHNGKANDPFDKNEFEKEILKEIYKVIENPDEKIVLHRSICNTNRSFGTLISGEIAKFYGNKGLKDDSIVFRLNGVAGQSLGAFLANGLSINLKGTANDYVGKGMNGGKIVIAPKFQGRGYSCAGNTCLYGATGGKLYIAGNVGERFCVRNSGATAVVEGTGDHACEYMTGGVVAILGNTGVNFGAGMTGGVAFIYDESRDFIDKLNQELVIAERIDTDDMDEARHFLKRLLRTHINETASFKATQILENFRHAVRDFWIVRPKDMTKVPLNPEQGD from the coding sequence ATGGATCTTATTACAGGATTTAAAGACAATTGCGGTTTTGGTTTAATCGCAAATATAAAAAACATTCCAACCCATGAAAATGTTGAAGACGCTATCACGGCATTAGAGAGAATGATGCACAGAGGCGCTATTGCTGCAGATGGCAAGAGTGGTGATGGCAGCGGACTCCTTTTCTCTATGCCAAATGAGTTCATGAAAAAAGAGGCACATAAATTAGGAGTTGATCTTCCAAAGCAATTTGCTGTTGCTATGATTTTTTTAACAACGGATGAGCAAAAACGAATTTTTGAAGAAACCTGTGAACAAAACGATCTTAAAGTTCTTTTGTACCGCGATGTTCCTGTAAAAACAAAAGCCCTTGGTAAATTAGCACTTGATTCGTTACCTCAAATTGTTCAAGCGTTTGTCACATCTTCTTCTTTAGTTGCAACAAAACGTTTTGAAGCGCTTTTATACCTTACCCGTAAAATGGTAGAGAAAAAACTGGCAAATGAATCTGATTTTTATATTGCGTCATTTTCAAGTAAAGTGATTTCGTATAAAGGTTTAGTGATGCCTACCTACATCAAAACCTTTTTCCCTGACTTAAGCGATACTGATTTTAAAGCAACGTTTGCACTCTTTCACCAACGCTTTTCAACCAATACTCTTCCAAAATGGAAATTGGCTCAGCCATTCCGTACTTTAGCGCACAATGGTGAAATTAACTCAATTTCTGCAAATCGTTTCTATACACAAGTGAAGAGTGAGTGCATTAAAAGTGCTATCTTCTCTGACGAAGAACTTCAAAGACTTTATCCATTAACAACTAATGATGTCAGTGATAGTGCAAGTTTGGATAATATGTTTGAATTTATGCTGATTAATGGATTTGACTTTTTTAAAGCCGTTCGATCACTTATCCCAGCTCCATGGCAAAATGCCCCACATATGGACTCAGAACTAAGAGCATTTTATGAATTTTCAAGTATCAATTTTGAGCCATGGGATGGTCCAGCAGCGATCTCTTTAACCGATGGTCGTCATATCGCCTGTGTTTTAGATAGAAATGGTCTTCGTCCTGCAAAATACATCATCACTAAAGATGATCGTATCATTATCTCTTCAGAGTATGGTGTTTTAGATATCGAAGAAGACAACATCATTGAGCGAGGTCGTTTACAAAGTGGTCAGATGATCGGGCTTGATCTGAAATTTGGCAAGATCATGAAAAATGATGATATTAATGATTACCTCAAAAGTTCAAACACCTATACAGAGTGGCTCAATAAAGGGCTTGTTTACTTACAAGAGTTCGTAGACATTCCTTTTTCAAAAACAACAGACTATGTACGTGAAAATTTAGAACTTGAACAACGCTACTTCAACATCACTCAAGAAGTCAAAAATATGGTTATTGAGCCGATGATGAAAGACGGTAAAGAGGGTGTTGGCTCTATGGGCGATGACACTCCAATGGCTGCCTTTAGTAAAGTACAACGTAATTTTAGTGATTACTTTAAACAAAAATTTGCACAAGTTACCAACCCACCAATTGACCCAATTCGTGAGAAAGTGGTAATGAGCTTAAATACCAGCTTTGGTGAAATTCGCAATATCTTGGAAGAGAACCCAGGTCATGCGGTACGCATTAAATCAATTTCACCAATTATGATGCAAGAAAAATACGAAATCTTAGACTCTTTTGGAGATCCAAGTAAACCACGTTATAAAGATGAGTATAAAAACCGTTACTTCTCGACTCTTTTTGAAGATAACTTAAAAGGTAGCCTTGAAGATCTAGCGTATGACATCGTTCAAGCAGTTAAAAATGACGGTATTCGCATTATCTTCCTCGATGACCGTGGTATGAGCGCTAAATTAAAGCCAATGCCGATGATCATGGTTATTGGTCGTGTCAACCAAGTCCTTTTAGATGAGGGTGTTCGTTCATTGACATCTATTGTTGCCATTTCAGGCGAAGCGATCGATACACACTCATGTGCATGTATGGTTGGTTTTGGTGCGAGTGCTATTTACCCATATTTACTTTATGCAACGGTTTTAGATGAATGCAAAAAGAGTGAAATGGGCTCTTATGAAATCAAAACAAAACTAAAAAATGTAAACCATGCTTTAGGACAAGGACTTTTAAAAGTCATGTCAAAAATGGGTATCGCAACCATCGCATCGTACAGAAACTCTGCATTGTTTGACGTTTTAGGACTTGGCAAAGATATGGTACATGAATGTTTTGATGGTGCTATTTCATTGATTCCTGGACTTTCATATGAAGATGTTGAAGAGCGTCTCGTTCGTAATCATCATCATGCGTATGAGTTAAACATTACTAAAAAACTATTCCCACTTGAAATTGGTGGTTTTTACAAATACATTGATGGTCAAGAGTATCATGATTATCATCCACATGCTATTCATGCAATTCATAAAGCAACCGTTACGGGAGATAAAAAAGATTTCCATGAGTTTACAAAGCTGGTAAATAACCGTGGCTTTAAAATGATTCGTGACTTTTTTGAACTTAAATCGGATCGTGAGCCAATAGCATTAGAAAAAGTAGAGTCAAAAGAGGCAATCTTTAAACGTTTTGCAACGGCTGCGATGAGTCTTGGTTCTATCTCACCAGAGGCACATGAGGCACTCGGTGAAGCGATGAATAAGATCGGTGGTATGAGTAACTCAGGTGAGGGTGGTGAAGCGCCAGAGCGTCTTAAAACCAATAAAAATTCAAAAATCAAGCAGATCGCATCAGGACGTTTTGGTGTTACTCCTGAGTATTTACGCTCAGCGACAGAGATTCAAATCAAAGTAGCACAAGGTGCAAAACCAGGTGAGGGTGGACAACTTCCAGGACATAAAGTAACGCCTTTAATTGCAAGCCTTCGTTACACCATCCCAGGTGTTACGTTGATTTCACCACCACCTCATCACGATATTTATTCGATTGAGGATTTGGCACAGCTTATTTTTGATATGAAACAGATCAATCCTGAAGCAATCATTACCGTTAAACTCGTATCAACTGCGGGTGTTGGAACGATTGCAGCGGGTGTGGCTAAAGCGTATGCCGATAAAATCATCATTTCTGGTGGTGACGGTGGTACAGGTGCGGCTCCATTAACTTCGATCAAATTTGCGGGCAATCCATGGGAAATTGGCTTAAGTGAAGCACACAATGCACTTAAAGCAAACCATCTTAGAGATAACGTTCATCTTCAAACCGATGGTGGACTCAAAACAGGTCTTGATGTCATTAAAGCAGCTCTTTTAGGCGCTGAGAGTTATGCATTTGGTACACTTTCTCTAACCATCATCGGTTGTAAAGTACTTCGTGTATGTCACCTAAACCGTTGTTCTGTGGGTGTGGCAACACAAGATGAGAAACTAAGAGAGCACTTTGTTGGAACAGTTGATAAACTCATCAACTTCTTCACCCTGTTAGCAGAAGATGTAAGAGAGATCTTAGCGCATCTTGGCTACGAGAAATTGGAAGACATCATTGGTAGAAGTGATCTACTTAGCGTCATTGATGACGAATTTGCTAAAAAATTCGATTTCTCATCGGTACTCATGAGATTAGAAGGTCCAAATACACACAATGGTAAAGCGAACGATCCATTCGATAAAAATGAGTTTGAGAAAGAGATTTTAAAAGAGATCTATAAAGTCATCGAAAACCCAGATGAGAAAATTGTTTTACATCGAAGTATTTGCAATACAAACAGAAGTTTTGGAACACTCATTAGTGGTGAGATTGCGAAATTCTATGGTAACAAAGGCCTTAAAGATGACAGCATTGTCTTTAGACTTAATGGCGTTGCAGGTCAATCATTGGGTGCTTTCTTGGCAAATGGACTTAGCATTAATCTTAAAGGTACCGCAAATGACTATGTTGGTAAAGGTATGAATGGCGGTAAAATCGTCATTGCTCCAAAATTCCAAGGTAGAGGCTATTCATGTGCAGGTAATACCTGTTTGTATGGTGCAACGGGTGGAAAGCTCTACATCGCAGGTAATGTAGGAGAGCGTTTCTGTGTTAGAAACTCAGGTGCTACCGCTGTTGTTGAAGGAACGGGTGACCACGCGTGTGAATATATGACAGGTGGTGTTGTTGCAATCCTTGGAAATACAGGTGTCAACTTTGGTGCAGGTATGACAGGTGGTGTTGCATTTATCTACGATGAGTCACGTGATTTTATCGATAAACTCAACCAAGAATTGGTTATTGCAGAGCGTATTGATACCGATGATATGGATGAGGCACGTCACTTCCTAAAACGCCTTTTACGAACCCATATCAATGAGACAGCAAGCTTTAAAGCGACACAAATTTTAGAGAATTTCCGCCATGCGGTAAGAGATTTTTGGATAGTGCGACCTAAAGACATGACCAAGGTACCACTCAATCCGGAGCAAGGAGACTAA
- a CDS encoding tetratricopeptide repeat protein: MKKQIFLFSIALLPIAALSSEPSAFGSSDFSSGTSSSSSYSNTVSVSDKKPQNNQRTATINESISSSSKADLSNVSEQYEGMRSVMDSYATKIAKQDEKMRQLEEENKKLREYVEESRKIQIENQDKIKVVVGELGTLIDSINKNYVPKDKFDQLANEVRGGKGASSKATTAPETTKKDATKETAPASSKVISAKELSTKDSATLMKEADEYYDKKSYTEAQALYNELLNRNYKPAKVNFNLGEISFSQKSYTTAIEHYKSSIALFDKAAYTPTLLYHTGASFEKLGKTKEAQGFYKALKESYPDSPEAKKVK, encoded by the coding sequence ATGAAAAAACAAATTTTTCTATTTTCGATAGCGTTGCTGCCTATAGCAGCGCTATCGAGTGAACCCTCAGCTTTTGGATCCAGCGATTTTAGTAGCGGAACTTCCAGTTCTTCTTCATATAGTAACACAGTAAGTGTTAGTGACAAAAAACCTCAAAACAATCAAAGAACAGCAACTATTAATGAAAGTATAAGTAGTAGTAGCAAAGCTGATTTGAGTAATGTTTCTGAACAGTACGAAGGAATGCGTTCTGTCATGGACAGTTATGCGACTAAAATTGCCAAACAAGATGAAAAAATGCGTCAGCTTGAAGAAGAAAATAAAAAACTTCGAGAGTATGTTGAAGAAAGTCGCAAAATTCAGATTGAAAACCAAGATAAAATCAAAGTTGTTGTTGGTGAACTTGGTACACTAATTGATTCAATCAATAAAAACTATGTTCCTAAAGATAAATTTGATCAACTTGCTAATGAAGTTAGAGGCGGCAAAGGAGCTTCTTCTAAGGCCACTACAGCACCAGAAACCACAAAAAAAGACGCTACTAAAGAAACAGCGCCAGCATCTTCAAAAGTAATTTCAGCGAAAGAGTTGAGCACAAAAGATAGTGCAACGCTAATGAAAGAGGCAGATGAGTATTATGATAAAAAGTCTTATACTGAAGCGCAAGCTTTATATAATGAGCTTTTAAATCGTAATTATAAACCTGCAAAAGTAAATTTTAATCTTGGTGAAATTTCTTTTAGCCAAAAATCCTACACTACTGCGATAGAACACTATAAATCAAGTATTGCACTCTTTGATAAAGCTGCCTATACTCCTACACTTCTTTACCATACAGGTGCTTCATTTGAAAAACTTGGAAAGACTAAAGAGGCTCAAGGTTTTTACAAAGCTCTTAAAGAGAGTTATCCTGACTCACCAGAAGCTAAAAAAGTTAAATAA
- the fabD gene encoding ACP S-malonyltransferase, which translates to MNNSIFIFPGQGSQKIGMGKDFYDNSSLAKEMIEKASQRVGFDFAHLLFEENDKLDQTEYSQPAILLVSLIAHRLFVEQCKIAPKAVLGHSLGEFSAISAAGAMDYLDAVELVHQRGLLMKQACEGINAGMMALLGLDDGTVENLTEKERELGKKVWAANYNGDGQIVIAGNKDDLASLEPLFKEAGAKKSVLLPMSVASHCPLLSSAQPQLEAYLDKWLKESFLTPVISNVTARAYQTKNEATKLLSEQLVSPVKYKQSILNVESSIECFIEFGGSVLKGLNKRISQKPTHSITDMKSLEEVLALL; encoded by the coding sequence ATGAATAATAGTATCTTTATTTTTCCCGGACAAGGAAGTCAAAAAATTGGTATGGGAAAAGATTTTTACGACAACTCTTCACTCGCTAAAGAGATGATTGAAAAAGCAAGTCAAAGAGTAGGTTTTGATTTTGCACATCTTTTATTTGAAGAAAACGATAAATTAGATCAAACAGAATACTCACAACCAGCTATTTTATTGGTGAGTTTAATTGCGCACCGTCTTTTTGTCGAACAATGTAAAATAGCTCCTAAAGCAGTTTTAGGACACTCTTTAGGCGAATTTTCTGCAATTAGCGCAGCAGGTGCTATGGATTATTTAGATGCGGTTGAATTGGTTCATCAACGAGGGCTTTTAATGAAGCAAGCATGTGAAGGCATTAATGCTGGGATGATGGCACTTTTAGGTCTAGATGATGGTACCGTTGAAAATCTTACAGAAAAAGAAAGAGAACTAGGGAAAAAAGTTTGGGCTGCAAATTATAATGGTGATGGTCAGATTGTTATTGCAGGTAACAAAGATGATTTAGCATCTTTAGAGCCACTCTTTAAGGAGGCTGGTGCTAAAAAATCTGTTCTGCTTCCTATGTCTGTAGCGAGTCATTGTCCATTGTTAAGTTCTGCTCAGCCACAACTAGAGGCTTATTTGGATAAATGGCTTAAAGAGAGTTTTCTAACACCTGTAATCTCAAATGTGACAGCACGTGCTTATCAAACAAAAAATGAAGCTACAAAACTCTTATCAGAGCAATTAGTCTCACCTGTAAAATACAAACAGTCTATTTTAAATGTAGAGTCCTCGATAGAGTGTTTTATTGAATTTGGTGGTTCTGTGTTAAAAGGGTTAAATAAACGAATTTCTCAAAAACCAACACATAGCATTACGGATATGAAAAGTTTAGAAGAAGTGCTTGCACTTTTATAA